Part of the Candidatus Baltobacteraceae bacterium genome is shown below.
CGCGCGCGCGTTTCCTCGTTGGCGGTGGTGTCGATGCGCAGCGCAGCGCGGCCGGCCTGCGCGCCGAGCGGCTCCGGCCGCTGCGAACGCGGCGAAAGTAGGTCGAGCACGATCAGCGTGTTTCCATCGGGCACCGATTCCATCACTTCAAAAAGTTCGCGGCGCGGCTGCGCCCGCAGCGTCTGCGCGTCGCTTACGACCACCACCCGGCGGTCCGCCAGAAACGGCATCGCCGAGACGGCTTCCCGCGCGCGCGCCGCATCGTTCCATTCCGATGCGGGAATGCGTTCCAGGTTGAGTTCGCGCATGTCGGGCGGCAAGAGGCGATCGAGCAACACGTCGAGCGCGCGATCGGCCAAAGCGCGATCGGTGCCTTCGATTACGACGAGATTCCCGATCTTTGGGGCCTTGTCGATGAAGTCATAAAATTTCACGAGAAAAGGACGCTCGCGTTCGGGCGCAGTTCGAGCGACGGAATCGTCTCGTGATAGGGCGGACGAATCACGCCGTACTCGGTGACGAACGCCGTGATCAAGTGGCCCGGCGTGACGTCGAAGGCCGGATTGTAGACGTGCGCGTCGGCGGGCGCGACCGGCACCTCGCCGAACCCGGTAACCTCGCGAGCCGCACGTTCTTCGATGTGGATCGACGCACCGGAGTCGAGGCTGAAATCGAAAGTCGAGCGCGGCGCGGCTACATAGAGTGGAATCCCGTGATGCGCAGCATTGATCGCAAGACCGTAGGTTCCGATCTTGTTTGCGGTATCGCCGTTGCGCGCGATCCGATCCGCCCCGACGATCACGACATCGATGTGTTTTCGCGCCATCGCGAGCGCCGCCGCGGCATCGACCTGCAACGTGGCATCGACGCCCGCGTCGGCCAGCTCGAAATAGGTTAGCCGGCCGCCCTGCAGCAGCGGGCGCGTCTCGTCGACGAACACGTGCGGCGACTTTCCGGCGCGCTGCGCTGCGATGATGACGCCGAGCGCGGTGCCGCCGCCGGCCGTCGCGAGCGGTCCGGTGTTGCAATGGGTGAGGATGCGCGCGCCTTTGGGAATGAGGTCGAGGCCGGCATCGGCGATGGCGGCGTCGATGGCAATCTGCTCGCGGTGGATGGCCTGCGCTTCAGCGTGCATATCCGCCGCGGCGAGGACGCGGTCGACCGCCCAGGCGAGGTTGACGGCGGTCGGGCGCGCGTCGCGTACTCGACGTGCCGCGGCAGCGAACTCTTCGTCGTTCGCGATCGCGTCGCGCAGCAGGGCGACGCCGTACGCGCCGAAGATGCCGATCGCCGGAGCGCCGCGCACGGCCAGTGTTTGAATCGCCGCTTCGATCTCGTCGACGGTGCGCGCGCGTTTGCGCTCGAGCGCGTGCGGAAGCAAGCGCTGGTCGAGATAGACCAATTCGTCGCCGTCGAACGCGACGGCAACGAACTCGTCGGGTGTGTGGCTGGGCATGACCGGAGTCCCTTTCGGGACGCCCGGCTTAGACCCCGGCCGGGACCTGGGCGGTGTAACAGGCGCGGCAATACACCGGACGGTCACCGCGCGGGCGGAACGGGACGGTGGTATTGACGCCGCAGGAAGCGCAGACGGCCTCGAAGCTGGGACGGGACCCAATTGGAGCGGCAGCGTGGTCGCCGTTCTGAGCGCGCCGCGCTTGGCGGCACTCGCGACAGCGTTGGGGCTGGTTTTGGAAACCTTTTTCGGCGAAGAACTGCTGCTCGCGTGCTGAAAACACGAATTGGTTGCCACAGTCCTTGCAGGTCAGCATCTTGTCTTCCACTGGGACGGAGCCTCCGGAGTATCAACCGTTAAGGCCGTGTAAATTGCGACTTTTGTGAGACTCCTCCCTTCCTGAGAGCGGGCGAATTCCCGCCCTCTTCCCAGCCCTACCGTATCGTCATCCCTGATGGTACTTCCATGGGTTCCGACGGTCGTGGTCGGCGAGCGTTTGCCGGCCGATCCGGTGCTGGTCGATCAGAACGGCGCGCGGCTGCGCTGGAGCCGCTTCAAAGGAGAAGCGTTCGCCGTTGCGTTCATCTACACGCGCTGTCGCGAGGCCGCCGAGTGTCCAGCGACCTCAGCCAAGTTCGCGGAGCTGCAGCGCGAACTTCCCCCGGCGGCCCATCTGCTCGAAGTTACGATCGACCCCGCGTACGACACGCCGGCCGTGCTGCGGCGCTACGGCGAGATGTTCGGCGAAAATCCCGCGCGCTGGACGCTCGCGACCGGTGATCCGCAAACCGTGCTGAGCTTGGCCAAACGATTCAACGTGCTCGTCGCGCCCGGGCGCGAACCCGGTCAGCTCGAACACGGGGAAGCGATCGCGGTCTTCGACGCGCAGGAACGGCTCGTCTCGCTCACGGCGGGCAACTCGTGGCAGCCGCGCGAGATCCTGGCCGAATTGCAGAGCGCCGGCGGGCAGCACGCGAGCCTGCTCGATCGGGTAACGCTCTCGTTTCGCAATTTCGGCGTGGCCTGCGGCGCCGCGCTCACGCTGAACGATCGCTGGTCGCGTCCGCTCGCCGCGCTGATTCTGATCGCGCTCTTTGGGCTGATCGCCGGAACGTCGTTCGTCTTGCTGCGCGCGCTGCGCAGCCTCTAGCTACGAGCGAAAGCCGGCGCGTGGGAGTTTCGCCGGGATATCGATCAGCGATGCCGCGGCGATCGCCGCCTGATAGCCCTTGTCGCCGCGCGCGGGATCGGCGCGTTCTTGCGCCTGCGCGAGATTCTCGGTGGTGAGTACGCCGAAGCCGATCGGAACGCCGGCGTCGAGCTGCACGTTCATCAGGCCGCGAGCGCACTCGCCGGCGACGAAATCGAAATGCGGCGTTTCGCCGCGAATGACCACGCCCAGCGCCACGACGGCGTCATAGCGGTCGGCGTCGATCAATTTGCGGCATGCCAGCGGCAATTCGAAACAACCCGGCACCTCGACCAGATCGATGTCCTCGCTCGCGACGCCGCAATCGGCCAAGGCACGTTGCGCCCCGTCGATCAACCAGTCGGTCAATTCGCGATAGAACTGGGCTGCGACGATCGCGAAACGGCGGCCGGCGCACTGCGGCGCCGGTTGCGAACGCTTCCCGTTTCCCTCGCCCGGCTTCACGACGCCGCGACCGTCTCATCCAACATGTGGCCGAGCTTCGCGCGTTTCGTCGCCATGTACCGCTTGTTGTGCACGGTCGGGGCGGTCTGCATCGGCACGCGACCGGTGATCTTGATGCCGTACCCTTCCAGCCCGAAGATCTTCCGTGGGTTGTTGGTGATCAAGCGCAGTTCTTTGATCCCGAGGTCGGCCAGAATCTGCGAGCCGATGCCGTAGTCGCGCTTGTCGACCGGCAGGCCGAGCGCGAGATTCGCCTCGACGGTGTCGGCGCCGTGATCCTGCAACTCGTACGCGCGCAGTTTGTTGGCCAGCCCGATACCGCGGCCTTCCTGCCGCAGATACAGAAAGACGCCGCGCCCCTCTTGGGCGATCATCTCCATCGCGCCGTCGCGCTGCGCCGCGCAGTCGCAGCGAATCGAGTGCAGCGCATCGCCGGTAAGACATTCGGAGTGAACGCGCACGAGCACGTCCTTGCCGCTGCTGATGTCGCCCATGACGAGCGCGACGTGCGTATTGCCGTCGATCGTCGTTTCGAAGGCGACGCCTTTCCAGTCTCCGGTGGTGGTGGGCAGGTTGAATTCAGCGATTCGTTTGACGAGTTTTTCGGTGCGCATACGGTATGCAATGAGATCCTTGACGGTGATGAGCCGCAGACCGTGGCGGTCGGCATAGCTCCGTAACCCGTCGAGGCGCTCCATCGTTCCGTCCTCGGCCATGATTTCGCAAATGACGCCGGCCGGATAGAGCCCGGCCAGCCGCGCGAGATCGACCGAGGCCTCGGTTTGACCCGCGCGCACCAGCACGCCGCCTTCGCGCGCGCGCAGCGGAAACGTATGCCCCGGGCGCAGGAAATCGGCTGCGGATGCCTCGGGATCGAGCAGCTTTCTGATCGTCGCGGCGCGATCGTGTGCCGAAATGCCGGTGGTGGTGAGTCCGCGCGCTTCTACCGACACGGTAAATGCCGTTTCGTGAACGGCGGTGTTGTCTTTCACCATCTGCGGTATTTGCAACTCGTCAAGACGCCGGCCGGAGAGCGGAACGCAGATCAAGCCGCCCGCTTCCTTGCGCATGAAGTTGATCGCGCCCGGCGTGACCTTCTCGGCCGCCATCACGAGGTCGCCTTCGTTTTCGCGATCCTCGTCGTCGAGCACGACGACCATCTTTCCGGCCCGGATATCGTCGATCGCGTCTTCGATCGAATCGAACGGCGTCGCTCGTTCGGACGGGGCGGGCGCAAGCTCGGGCAGGACGGCGGTGAGCCGCTGCAGCGTGCGGTACGAGGGCTCGCGCCGCCCGGCGCGCAGCAGCGAGACGGCCGACTCGGTGATGCCGGCCCGTGCCGCCAGCTCGGCGCCGGAGAGCCCCGCCGCCTCGAGCGCGGCGTTCAAGGAGACGGCGAATTCGCTCATAGGGCTTCACCCTAGCCGTGGACTTGACAATTGTCAAGCCGCCTTGGTCGTCCTGGCTTTGCCCATAAAATGGCTTCTGGCGTCTCTTTTATGGGCAATAGCCCGATTTTATGGGCAGACGGGGGTTGTGCTCCCCGACGCCCAGTGCCTAAGCCAGCTTGTGCGCGATCTCTGCTGATCCAGAATTTCGCGAACAGGATTGAAAATTGTATTCACCTTGAAGGGCACGAAAGCTCGGCCCGTGCGCCTCGATCATTTCGAGACTCTTCCGCGAGAGATGTGCCGCCGGATTTAACCGCCTTCGGGGTGCAGCGTCGGGAGGGCGCGGCCGGTTTCGTCCGGCCGCAACGTCAACCAGAGATACGCCGATCCCGCGCGATGCGCCAAGGTCGTCAGCGTATCGATCTCGTCGGGCAAGTAGTGCGTTCGATCGCGCTTGGGCCCGCACACGATAAATCCGACCAGCTGCATGCGCGCGACCATCGGCACGAACAGTGCCGCGCGTAACGGATGTTCCGGATCCTCGCACTCGAATGGCTCCGACCAGCGGCGCAAGCGCAGTACGGCGAAATCGTCGCCGGCCATCACCATCGGCGTGTGAGGCTCCGGCGGCGTAGCGAGAACGAACGAGGCGCCGTCGGCAGTATAAATCGCCGCGTAGTCGCACTCGATGCGAACGCGCAGCGCCTCGTATGTTTGCGAAAGGAGCCGGTGCGGATCAGAAATCAGGTCGACCTCCTGCGCGAAACGCCGCAGAGCCTGCAGCGCCAGCAATTGCGTTCGGAACACGACGCCGTTGAGAAAGTGCTCGATGCGCCGATGCAGCAGTGTCAGCATGACGCCGAAAAGCAACGCCAGCGCCAACTCGGCGAGGAGCGCGAAGCGTGATTCGGCCAGCCAGCGGCTAAACGCCCAGTCGACGAGTGCGATAGCGCCGACGACCAGCGACGTCATAAACACGTATACGAGCGCGCGGCTCACGACGAAGCGAACGTCGAAGAGCCGATGCCTGAGCACCGTGTACGCGAGCGCTATAGGTGCGAGCACTTGCCAGGCTTGGCATATATTGATCAATTCGGGGCTCGGTACCGGAATCAGGACGACCCCGGCTCCGAAAAGAGCCTCCAAGTTGAGATCGGGGAGGTAGGCAACTGCAAACGCGAACACGACCCAACGCAGCCGGTTGCGCTCGGCAACCTTCGCAAGAAAGTAGCGCGACATCAAAACGACGATGCCAAACGCGAAGACCACTTCAGCGGTGACGACGACCGCCGGACGCACCGCGGAAACGTAGTTCCCCGCAAACACGTAGGCCAGAAAACCGTACAGCGACACGGCGACCAAAACCGGACTAAGACCGAGCAGCAGCGCACGCTCGACGACGCGCCCGACGCGACTCGGCTCACTATCGGGAAAGCGCAGCGCAAACGAAACGAACGCAGCGCCCGAGATTCCGCTGCTTATCAACCATAACGTCAGGAAAGCGATGGCAAAAGGAAACGGCCAGGTGCTGGGCGTCGCCGCAAAGATGCAAAAGCCGTACGAGAATCCGAAAAACGCCCACGTCGAGGGCGCCGGGCGCAGCAGAACCAAGAGGGCGGCGATGACGATGTATGCGAGCGTCGCCAGCACCTCGATGACATCGGTAACATTGTCCGCTAGGCTGCGCACTAAGGGCTGCGCGACTATCGTAACTTCTCGCTTCGAGATGAGGGGCAGCTTCAAAACGTAGCCGGTCGGGTCCGACCGCGTCAACCGCAGGCGATCCTCCGGGCTCAACCGGTGCAGATCGATCCGATCGCCGTCGCGAACGGCGTTGCCCGCGACCGGCGTTGCCATGGTTACGATATTGCCGTCGGTGACCAAGAACCCGAACCACCCGTATGGATGCCACGGAAGAGCGAGATCGGATCCGATGATGACGAAGGCGACCGCGGTAAGCGTGACGATGCAGACGGTCCTAACGACGGTTCGTCTCATCCGGTATTCCCCCTAGGGACATCGCTTTCGAGCGGCTGCCTGGGGGTTCCGGCTTTGCCCAAGCATAGCACAACGGTATCGGTCCGGGGACTCTCGATTCTCCACCCCGGCCTTCGGAACCGAAGGCTAGGACGCTCTCAACACTCGCACCGGATACCGCTGCGCGATCGAATCTGCCGTTATAAACGTCAGCCCTTCGAGTTGCGCCTGTGCGATCATCATGAGGTCGAACGGGTCGTGATGATGTCGCGGCAGCAATGATACAGCCAACGCATGTTCCATCGTCATGTCGAGCGGCTTTATCCGCAGCGCCTCGAGCCGCGAAGGAATGAATGCAGCGGGCTCCATCGGAAGTGCGAGTTTACCTGATCCGTGCTCGATCGATATCTCCCAAACTGCAGCGGCAGAAAGCAGCAGCTCCTCGGAAGAATTCGCGATCACTGCGCGCGCATCGCTGGACAGACGCTCGGGCTCAAATAGACTCCACAAAAAGACGTGCGTGTCGAGAAGATATCGAGTGGCCACTACCCGCCCTCGAAGAGCTTCTCGATCTCCGCATCGACCGCGCCGAAATCATCGTCCATGTGAATGAGCCCGCGA
Proteins encoded:
- a CDS encoding SCO family protein, translating into MVLPWVPTVVVGERLPADPVLVDQNGARLRWSRFKGEAFAVAFIYTRCREAAECPATSAKFAELQRELPPAAHLLEVTIDPAYDTPAVLRRYGEMFGENPARWTLATGDPQTVLSLAKRFNVLVAPGREPGQLEHGEAIAVFDAQERLVSLTAGNSWQPREILAELQSAGGQHASLLDRVTLSFRNFGVACGAALTLNDRWSRPLAALILIALFGLIAGTSFVLLRALRSL
- the ribH gene encoding 6,7-dimethyl-8-ribityllumazine synthase, translated to MKPGEGNGKRSQPAPQCAGRRFAIVAAQFYRELTDWLIDGAQRALADCGVASEDIDLVEVPGCFELPLACRKLIDADRYDAVVALGVVIRGETPHFDFVAGECARGLMNVQLDAGVPIGFGVLTTENLAQAQERADPARGDKGYQAAIAAASLIDIPAKLPRAGFRS
- a CDS encoding GAF domain-containing protein — protein: MRRTVVRTVCIVTLTAVAFVIIGSDLALPWHPYGWFGFLVTDGNIVTMATPVAGNAVRDGDRIDLHRLSPEDRLRLTRSDPTGYVLKLPLISKREVTIVAQPLVRSLADNVTDVIEVLATLAYIVIAALLVLLRPAPSTWAFFGFSYGFCIFAATPSTWPFPFAIAFLTLWLISSGISGAAFVSFALRFPDSEPSRVGRVVERALLLGLSPVLVAVSLYGFLAYVFAGNYVSAVRPAVVVTAEVVFAFGIVVLMSRYFLAKVAERNRLRWVVFAFAVAYLPDLNLEALFGAGVVLIPVPSPELINICQAWQVLAPIALAYTVLRHRLFDVRFVVSRALVYVFMTSLVVGAIALVDWAFSRWLAESRFALLAELALALLFGVMLTLLHRRIEHFLNGVVFRTQLLALQALRRFAQEVDLISDPHRLLSQTYEALRVRIECDYAAIYTADGASFVLATPPEPHTPMVMAGDDFAVLRLRRWSEPFECEDPEHPLRAALFVPMVARMQLVGFIVCGPKRDRTHYLPDEIDTLTTLAHRAGSAYLWLTLRPDETGRALPTLHPEGG
- a CDS encoding type II toxin-antitoxin system VapC family toxin, with protein sequence MATRYLLDTHVFLWSLFEPERLSSDARAVIANSSEELLLSAAAVWEISIEHGSGKLALPMEPAAFIPSRLEALRIKPLDMTMEHALAVSLLPRHHHDPFDLMMIAQAQLEGLTFITADSIAQRYPVRVLRAS
- the mtnA gene encoding S-methyl-5-thioribose-1-phosphate isomerase, whose protein sequence is MPSHTPDEFVAVAFDGDELVYLDQRLLPHALERKRARTVDEIEAAIQTLAVRGAPAIGIFGAYGVALLRDAIANDEEFAAAARRVRDARPTAVNLAWAVDRVLAAADMHAEAQAIHREQIAIDAAIADAGLDLIPKGARILTHCNTGPLATAGGGTALGVIIAAQRAGKSPHVFVDETRPLLQGGRLTYFELADAGVDATLQVDAAAALAMARKHIDVVIVGADRIARNGDTANKIGTYGLAINAAHHGIPLYVAAPRSTFDFSLDSGASIHIEERAAREVTGFGEVPVAPADAHVYNPAFDVTPGHLITAFVTEYGVIRPPYHETIPSLELRPNASVLFS
- a CDS encoding bifunctional 3,4-dihydroxy-2-butanone-4-phosphate synthase/GTP cyclohydrolase II; protein product: MSEFAVSLNAALEAAGLSGAELAARAGITESAVSLLRAGRREPSYRTLQRLTAVLPELAPAPSERATPFDSIEDAIDDIRAGKMVVVLDDEDRENEGDLVMAAEKVTPGAINFMRKEAGGLICVPLSGRRLDELQIPQMVKDNTAVHETAFTVSVEARGLTTTGISAHDRAATIRKLLDPEASAADFLRPGHTFPLRAREGGVLVRAGQTEASVDLARLAGLYPAGVICEIMAEDGTMERLDGLRSYADRHGLRLITVKDLIAYRMRTEKLVKRIAEFNLPTTTGDWKGVAFETTIDGNTHVALVMGDISSGKDVLVRVHSECLTGDALHSIRCDCAAQRDGAMEMIAQEGRGVFLYLRQEGRGIGLANKLRAYELQDHGADTVEANLALGLPVDKRDYGIGSQILADLGIKELRLITNNPRKIFGLEGYGIKITGRVPMQTAPTVHNKRYMATKRAKLGHMLDETVAAS